The genome window CATTCCTGCATTCCTGCAAAGCAGAGCGCATTTCGCACGCGCGAGGGCGAATGTGCGAGCGAAGCGGCGTTGGCAAATGCACCGCCTTGGCTTTAGCGACGAGCCTCTTGGGCGACTTTGCCTACCAAGGGCAACGAAAGGCGGCTTGAAATCTCTAGCCGGATATCGAAAGGAAGCGTCCATGCAACGGCGTGCCAGAAAGCGCCCGGCCCAGACACGCTGGGGTCGTGGCCATATATATAAAGACATAACGGGTGCCATCGGTAATACGCCGTTGGTTCAAATCAACGCTATGGCTGAAGCCGCAAATGCCCACGCGACATTGTTAGCCAAGCTTGAATTCATGAACCCGTTGGCTTCTGTGAAAGACCGGATCGCTCTCGCCATGATCGAAGCCGCCGAGGCGGAAGGTCGTATCGTTCCTGGCGAAAGCGTTTTGATCGAGCCGACCTCCGGTAACACTGGCATCGCATTGGCATTTGTGGCGGCGGTCAAACGTTACCGGCTGATCGTGGTGGCGCCCGAGAGCATGTCTGTTGAAAGGAGGAAGATGCTCAGCCATCTCGGCGCTGAAATTCAACTCACTCCGGCAGCTCTTGGCATGACCGGCGCGCTGTCTCAAGCGGATGCTCTGGCGGCGAGACTACCGGAAGCCGTGATATTGCAACAATTCTCCAACCCCGCTAACCCGACAATCCACGCGATGACTACCGCCGAGGAAATTTGGGCCGACACTGACGGCGCCGTTGATGTGGTTGTTGCCGGCGTGGGAACCGGGGGCACATTGACCGGTTGCGCGCGGGTATTGAGGCCGCGTAAACAGGGTCTCCAGGTCATTGCGGTGGAGCCTGAGGCGAGTTCTGTGCTTTCCGGAGGCTCTTCGGGCTCCCACGGGCTTCAGGGCATCGGACCAGGTTTCATACCCGCCGTCCTGGATCAGAGCTTGATTGATGAAGTGCTCACGATCAGTAACGAGACTGCGTACGAAACGGCGCGTCAGGCCGCTAAACTCGAGGGGTTGCCGATCGGAATCTCATCGGGCGCCGCCTTGGCCGCTGGTCTCAAAATTGCAGCACGGCCGAGACTTCGCGGCAAGACCGTGGTCGTTATCATTCCATCTTCGGCGGAACGAGAGCTGTCTACCCCCCTGTTTGAAAGCACAAGTCGGATCAACGACTGAGAGGAAATCATGCTTTCCGCCAAATGCAAATACGGCCTCAAGGCCATGGTCTACATAGCTCGTCGCGGAGACAAGGGACCTGTGCTGATTGCTGAGATTGCCGAGGCAGAAAACATCCCCAAAAAATTTCTCGATGTGATTTTGCTGGAGCTAAAAGTGAACGGAATGCTCACCAGCAAGAAAGGCAAGGGTGGAGGCTATCAGCTTGCTCGCAGGCCCGGTAAAATAACCGTGGCCGACATTGTGCGCGTCCTCGGTGGTCCGAATCTGGCTCCGGTGCCATGCGTTTCCAAGCTGAATTATCGCCCTTGCACGGACTGCAGGGACGAGCAGACGTGCGTGATTCGGTCGGTCATGCTGGAAGTGCGTGACGCTATCGCTGCGGTCCTCGAAAACGTTACACTGGAAGAGATGTCAAACCGGGTGCCAGCGGCGGCGCAAGTCCTCATGTTCGACATCTGAGAAGCAATGCCTCGGATCGACGGTTGCTGCGGAGTAATCGCAGCGATTTTCGTCTTGTTAGCGACCGGCTGCGGCGTGGAGCGCTGCGAGCTTGGCATGTCGATGGCAGATCGAAAGGGTGGCTCGATTGCCCCTCGACGCGGGCAAGGCGGTTCCGCCGGTAGTTTCGCGGCGCAGGCGACTTTCATTTTGCTGCGGCCATGAGCGTGCAACCCGACACGCGCTGGCTTCAGTCTGACCCGCTGCTGTCCGCTATTGATCACATCCTGAAGCGCGCGGCGGCCAAGCGAACCGCGGCAGGACGACTCCACTGTGGTCGCGAATTGCTTGGTGACGAGGGCTGAACGGCATTTTCGGCAGCACTGTTGGAGATCTTCTAGTGGTCCGATTCCGACATTTGCATCCGTTCGCGGCACCTCGTGAGCAAATGTCGGAATCACAAGGACCACTAGCAACGTGATGATTTTTAGTGGAGCTTTTGGATTTGACATTTGAGCGAGAGCTCGCTGCAACCGGGACTCAAATGTCAAACTCGCTCCACTAACATCCTTCAGCCCGGCAGTGCCTCCCGCACGAGCGTAGTTCCCCTACGCAGCTAAAGCCAGTCGAAGGCACAATTTGTCACATCCCCTCGTGGCCAGCGCATATTCGAAAAAGTTAATATTGACATTGTCTACTAGTTTAATAGACAATATTCCAATCGCATTTGGTTCCGGCTGAGCCAGCGAAGAAGCAGCTGATACGTAGCGTCCCCTATTAGGGGGCAACCGGGCGCTTTGCCTCTAGTGATATTGAGCAGAGCAAACAACTAAACCATCCGGAAGTTGGACTACCATCAATTTCCGCGGGCACTTGGGGTGGGGATCGTAAAATGAGTAGCAAATCATCGGGGAGCGCAAGCTCCGCGAGGGGTCGAAATGCGCCTAACTTTAGATCAAACGCGTTCTTCAGCGGAGCATTGGTCTTTGGGATCGCGGTCACCGCATCCGGAGTTCAGGCTCAGGAGCAGCCTGTGGTGAAAGCCCCGGTAGACCGCAACAACGCGCGGATAGCTACAACTCCAACCACAGCCCAGAACGGTGCGCCGGATTCGGGCGTGCCTGGCGCCAACTCCGCCCAGAATGCAGGCAGCGCAACAACTGCTGGAGCAACAATTCAAGACGTCATCGTTACAGCGCGCCTACGTGAAGAAAACTCGCAGGACGTTCCAATTCCGACAACAGCGTTAAGCGGTGAAACGCTCAACCGCGAGCATCACGCGACTGTCAAGGACTTCACACAGAAAGCTCCGAGCCTCACCGTCAACGCGCCCAACGCGCGCCAGACCAGTATAGCCATCCGCGGACTTGGCAAGAACAGCGCCAACGAAGCGCTTGAGGGCAGCGTCGGCGTCATCGTCGATGGCGTGTTTATCAGTTCAGTTGGTATGTCGTGGGCCGACTTTTCCGATGTCGAGCAGATAGAAATACTCCGGGGCCCGCAAGGCACGCTGCTTGGAAAGAACACAACGCTTGGCGTGCTCGCTATTACATCGAAAGCGCCGAGCTTCACTCCCGAAAAGGAGGTTGAAGTTACATACGGTAATCGTGACCTATTTGTTACGAAAGCGTCGGCAACCGGCCCTGTGATCGACGACAAGCTCGCCTATCGTGCCTCTGTTTACTTCAACCATCAAGATGGTTTTTTGGAGAATCAGCAGCCCGGCGGTGAGGCCTTCGACGGGGCCTCGGACAGATGGGGCGGCCGTCTCCAGTTCCTCTATACGCCAAATGCGAACGTCACCAACAGGACAATCATCGATCACGGTCAGTCCAACGAGCCCGTCAACGTCAACTTTCCGGTCCGGGATCCTCAAACCTACTCAGATAACGGGGCCTCGCGCGGCAACACCTATACATCCCGGCTTGCCCGGTTCAGCTATCAGCAAACCTTCAATTCCTGGGATAGCGCGAACCTCGACGGTCAAAAGAGGATTGGGACGTCTCAGAACGGCGTTTCCACCCAAACGGACTGGCGAACCGGCGGCTATACCGTGACTTCTATCAGCGCGTATCGCGACTTTGCCTTCGACGCCCTCAACGATTCCGATTCCACGCCGCTCAGTATTTCGCGCGGAGGCACTCTGGTCGATGCGAAGCAGTATTCACAAGAACTTCGCGTGACCTCACCAAAGAACGTCGAATTTCTTGGTCAGAAATTCGACTATCAAACGGGTCTCTACGCCCTGCGGAACGAGGTCGAGACGACCAGCCGAACGACCTATGGAACCGACGCAGGAAGATTTTACGCCTCGACGGTGCAATATAACGCCTTGTCGGCTCAGGCGCTGAGCGATTCACTGAACGGCGTGTTCCTGCGCGCCGCAGAACACCCGAATACAACGAGCCTTGCGGCCTATGGTCAGACGACATGGCACGCAACGGACAAGGCTGACCTTACACTCGGTCTTCGGAACACCTACGAAGAAAAGACCAACTGGATCCAGAAGTGGTATGTCGGCGGCGTCGATCTCTCATCTTTGTATTCGGGAAACACCTTGAACTATGTAAACTCTATCAGGAATGGGCAGACGAAGCTTCTGACACTGGGTACGGGGCCTCTTGTTGGGGAAACCATCTACGCCGACTCCTGGTCCTGGCTGATTAACCCCAGTTATAAGATTACGGACGACATCCTCGGCTACTTTTCCGTAAGTTCCGGAGAAAAATCCGGCGCCGTTCAATTCGATAAGACAACCGGCGCTCCTGCAAACGTCGATCCCGAAAAGACCCTCGATTACGAACTGGGGCTGAAGACGTCCTGGCTGGACCGCAAACTGACATTAAACCCCAATCTTTTCCACACACAAATCACCGACTATCAGGCGCAGTTGTCAACAATACTGGCGGGTCAGAACTCGGCGACAAGCTACCTCGGCAACGTCTCGGGTGTCCGGTTGCGGGGCGTGGAGGTCGAGGGGAATTATGTCACCCCCATCGAAGGACTGCGCTTAACCTTTAGCGGCGCCTACAATGACGCAATCTATTCGGACTTCAAGAACGCCCCCTGCGCAACTGATCTATCGTACACAAGCACCCAGGTTTGCGATTTTTCGGGCAAACGGCTTTCCGGCGCGCCGCGATGGATCGCCAACGCGGGCTTCGACTACACTCGCGAAGTAGCAGATGGCTATACCGCATTTTTCTTCGTCAGCGAAACCTTCAGAACGCGAGCCAACCTCAACACCTCTCTATCCGTGTACGGATGGCAAGACGAATACTTCCTCACGAATGCTGGCGTAGGTATCCGCCCAGACAGCGGAGCTTGGGACCTTTCGGTTTGGGGCAAAAATATCTTCGACACGCACTACTTCACGAACCTATCCAGCCTCTCATCAACCTCAAGCGTAAGCGGGACTCCGGGAGATCCCCTTACATTCGGGATCACGTTCCGTACCAAGTTGTAGACCATCTCGGGTTGATAATGGGCCTAAACCGCGCCTTACTGCCAAACGAAACGCAATAACGACAATAATGGAGAGTGGAGCGGCGAATCCGAGAAGATCTCTCCTAGCAGGCCACAAATAATATCGCGCTGCGACACATCAAGTTTCAGCGCCACTATCATCGAGAAGGATCACAGAGGGCAATAATGTCGATTAAAACGATAGAACAAATCAGGAAGCGTTTGGCCGAGAGGCCGGCAGAAATTGCCGAGGCCCGTCGCGGCGGCGCAAAGGTCGTGGGCTGGTTCAATTACAACGTGCCCGAGGAAGTCATCGATGCCTTGGGTCTGATCCCGGTCCGGCTGGGAACCGGAGGCAGCGACCGCCTGGTCGAACTCGGCTCCCGCTACATCTCCACAGGGAACTGCGTGTACGTCCGCCAGGCCGCCGGGCTTTTTGCCGAAGCGGAGGATCCCTACATTGTCAACTCGGATCTCGTCGTCTTTGATGTCACTTGCAAGCAGGTTTACCGCTTAGCCGAGATAGTTAGCCATTACTTCAACGTGAATACGCTGGTGCTCGGCGTACCTTACAACTTCACAGTCCCCGCCGGTGTTACCTATTTCCGCAAGGAGACTGCCGCGCTCACGCGTCGGCTGGAGGAACACTTCGGCGTGACGCTGACCGCAGATAACCTGC of Rhodomicrobium vannielii ATCC 17100 contains these proteins:
- the cysK gene encoding cysteine synthase A encodes the protein MQRRARKRPAQTRWGRGHIYKDITGAIGNTPLVQINAMAEAANAHATLLAKLEFMNPLASVKDRIALAMIEAAEAEGRIVPGESVLIEPTSGNTGIALAFVAAVKRYRLIVVAPESMSVERRKMLSHLGAEIQLTPAALGMTGALSQADALAARLPEAVILQQFSNPANPTIHAMTTAEEIWADTDGAVDVVVAGVGTGGTLTGCARVLRPRKQGLQVIAVEPEASSVLSGGSSGSHGLQGIGPGFIPAVLDQSLIDEVLTISNETAYETARQAAKLEGLPIGISSGAALAAGLKIAARPRLRGKTVVVIIPSSAERELSTPLFESTSRIND
- a CDS encoding RrF2 family transcriptional regulator, which codes for MLSAKCKYGLKAMVYIARRGDKGPVLIAEIAEAENIPKKFLDVILLELKVNGMLTSKKGKGGGYQLARRPGKITVADIVRVLGGPNLAPVPCVSKLNYRPCTDCRDEQTCVIRSVMLEVRDAIAAVLENVTLEEMSNRVPAAAQVLMFDI
- a CDS encoding TonB-dependent receptor, whose amino-acid sequence is MVKAPVDRNNARIATTPTTAQNGAPDSGVPGANSAQNAGSATTAGATIQDVIVTARLREENSQDVPIPTTALSGETLNREHHATVKDFTQKAPSLTVNAPNARQTSIAIRGLGKNSANEALEGSVGVIVDGVFISSVGMSWADFSDVEQIEILRGPQGTLLGKNTTLGVLAITSKAPSFTPEKEVEVTYGNRDLFVTKASATGPVIDDKLAYRASVYFNHQDGFLENQQPGGEAFDGASDRWGGRLQFLYTPNANVTNRTIIDHGQSNEPVNVNFPVRDPQTYSDNGASRGNTYTSRLARFSYQQTFNSWDSANLDGQKRIGTSQNGVSTQTDWRTGGYTVTSISAYRDFAFDALNDSDSTPLSISRGGTLVDAKQYSQELRVTSPKNVEFLGQKFDYQTGLYALRNEVETTSRTTYGTDAGRFYASTVQYNALSAQALSDSLNGVFLRAAEHPNTTSLAAYGQTTWHATDKADLTLGLRNTYEEKTNWIQKWYVGGVDLSSLYSGNTLNYVNSIRNGQTKLLTLGTGPLVGETIYADSWSWLINPSYKITDDILGYFSVSSGEKSGAVQFDKTTGAPANVDPEKTLDYELGLKTSWLDRKLTLNPNLFHTQITDYQAQLSTILAGQNSATSYLGNVSGVRLRGVEVEGNYVTPIEGLRLTFSGAYNDAIYSDFKNAPCATDLSYTSTQVCDFSGKRLSGAPRWIANAGFDYTREVADGYTAFFFVSETFRTRANLNTSLSVYGWQDEYFLTNAGVGIRPDSGAWDLSVWGKNIFDTHYFTNLSSLSSTSSVSGTPGDPLTFGITFRTKL